One window of the Nocardia huaxiensis genome contains the following:
- a CDS encoding AraC family transcriptional regulator, which produces MTRRATLAGTGLSEADIEDPEKEIDLAQEFRIIGNILAAVGDEPGLGLLAGFSVRLPMLGTLGIAMSSCSTVREMSELWARYVDLSYAYNRFTLTDADHRVLVTLDTEAVPAPLRRFALERDLAALRTIQRDLLNWDVPVRRLELTLPYAPVYEAVGVLLGVSHIEYGRPANTLVLDAAELERPMPQANSILRKQYEQLCADIVERRRARAGLSGQVRTLLLRHGGSADQPAIAADLHMSVRTLRRRLQEEGTTFRELACETTGILAEELLAAGFTVDTVATRLGYTSVSAFATAFRDWKGQTPGQFARANQAPHRSPPTRRPGGATAAAAAAPDPDGRSVR; this is translated from the coding sequence GTGACCAGACGCGCGACCCTCGCGGGAACCGGGCTCAGCGAGGCGGATATCGAGGATCCGGAGAAGGAGATCGATCTCGCGCAGGAGTTCCGGATCATCGGCAATATTCTCGCCGCGGTCGGGGACGAACCGGGTTTGGGTTTGCTGGCGGGTTTTTCGGTGCGACTGCCCATGCTCGGCACCCTCGGCATCGCCATGAGCAGCTGCTCGACGGTCCGTGAGATGAGCGAACTGTGGGCCCGCTATGTCGATCTGTCCTACGCCTACAACCGATTCACCCTCACCGACGCCGACCACCGGGTCCTGGTGACCCTCGACACCGAGGCGGTGCCCGCACCCCTGCGCCGCTTCGCTCTCGAACGGGATCTGGCGGCACTGCGCACCATTCAGCGGGATCTGCTGAATTGGGATGTGCCGGTGCGGCGTCTGGAGCTGACACTGCCCTACGCGCCGGTCTACGAGGCCGTCGGCGTGCTGCTCGGCGTCTCACATATCGAGTACGGCAGGCCCGCCAACACCCTCGTGCTGGATGCCGCCGAACTGGAACGCCCCATGCCGCAGGCGAACTCGATCCTGCGCAAGCAGTACGAGCAACTGTGCGCGGACATCGTCGAACGCCGCCGCGCCCGCGCCGGCCTGTCCGGCCAGGTCCGCACCCTGCTGCTGCGGCACGGCGGTTCGGCCGATCAACCGGCCATCGCCGCCGACCTGCACATGAGCGTGCGCACACTGCGCCGCCGCCTGCAGGAGGAGGGCACCACCTTCCGCGAACTGGCCTGTGAGACAACGGGAATCCTGGCCGAGGAACTGCTGGCCGCGGGCTTCACCGTCGACACGGTGGCCACCCGGCTCGGATACACCAGCGTGTCGGCGTTCGCGACGGCGTTCCGGGACTGGAAGGGCCAGACCCCCGGCCAGTTCGCGCGCGCGAATCAGGCGCCGCACCGCAGCCCGCCGACCCGCAGGCCGGGCGGCGCTACCGCCGCCGCAGCAGCGGCGCCGGATCCGGACGGCCGTAGCGTTCGGTGA
- a CDS encoding threonine/serine ThrE exporter family protein: MNDAHPSANEVLDLTTRLAQLLLAGGFEGTLGLDRCLCGVAAAYGYRADVSVIAESAFIEIDGATRVVTNTPDIPQLDQVSAFKPWLTEVLAGELSFTRARHRLEDIAAMPQPYKPWARVAGVVLFSVGFGISIQPTWQEIWVTGLLGILVGLIKVGTERNDRAAWLAPLASSTLVAVVVLAAAERGWVHGGTVELMIPVLFVFIPGDSITMSVIEIAVGRLTAGAARLVQAMATLGALAFGPLLAAALLRVDRGEIYDSVVAPTLGPWSGWIGWSIFTVGVLLVFGMKRSDFPWVLGMVLGTYAVQLVAVRLFSDVAGTFVAAALMAAACLMLGHRPSLPPAYVLYLAPFFVLTPGAHGLRGLEVLAGGTVQGVEDVGGMFILIVAIALGMLTAFTLLPATITERYGRPDPAPLLRRR; this comes from the coding sequence ATGAACGATGCGCATCCCTCCGCGAACGAGGTGCTCGATCTGACCACCCGGCTGGCGCAGTTGCTGCTGGCCGGTGGGTTCGAGGGCACGCTCGGGCTGGATCGGTGCCTGTGCGGGGTGGCGGCCGCGTACGGGTACCGGGCCGACGTGTCGGTGATCGCGGAATCGGCGTTCATCGAAATCGACGGGGCAACAAGGGTTGTCACGAATACGCCGGATATTCCGCAGCTCGATCAGGTGAGCGCGTTCAAACCGTGGCTGACCGAGGTGCTGGCGGGGGAGCTGTCGTTCACGCGGGCGCGGCACCGGCTGGAGGACATCGCCGCCATGCCGCAGCCGTACAAACCGTGGGCGCGGGTGGCCGGGGTGGTGCTGTTCTCGGTGGGGTTCGGGATCTCGATTCAGCCGACCTGGCAGGAGATCTGGGTGACCGGGCTGCTGGGCATCCTGGTCGGATTGATCAAGGTCGGGACCGAGCGCAATGATCGCGCTGCCTGGCTCGCCCCGCTGGCATCGTCCACGCTGGTCGCGGTCGTCGTGCTGGCGGCCGCCGAGCGCGGCTGGGTGCACGGCGGCACCGTCGAATTGATGATTCCGGTGCTGTTCGTGTTCATCCCCGGCGACTCGATCACCATGTCGGTCATCGAGATCGCGGTGGGACGGCTCACCGCCGGCGCCGCCCGCCTGGTGCAGGCGATGGCCACGCTGGGCGCGCTGGCGTTCGGGCCGCTGCTGGCCGCCGCCCTGCTGCGGGTGGATCGCGGCGAGATCTACGACAGCGTGGTCGCGCCGACACTGGGGCCGTGGTCCGGCTGGATCGGGTGGTCGATCTTCACCGTCGGCGTCCTGCTGGTCTTCGGTATGAAGCGCTCGGACTTCCCGTGGGTGCTGGGAATGGTGCTGGGGACCTACGCGGTGCAGCTGGTGGCGGTGCGGTTGTTCTCGGATGTGGCGGGCACTTTCGTCGCGGCGGCTCTGATGGCGGCGGCCTGCCTGATGCTCGGGCACCGTCCCAGCCTGCCGCCCGCGTACGTGCTCTACCTGGCCCCGTTCTTCGTGCTCACGCCCGGCGCGCACGGACTGCGCGGGCTGGAGGTGCTCGCCGGCGGCACGGTGCAGGGTGTGGAGGATGTCGGCGGCATGTTCATCCTGATCGTCGCGATCGCCCTCGGCATGCTGACCGCCTTCACCCTGCTGCCCGCCACGATCACCGAACGCTACGGCCGTCCGGATCCGGCGCCGCTGCTGCGGCGGCGGTAG
- a CDS encoding alpha/beta fold hydrolase — MMWTRLGAQFGVDGRPARIVRTWFPPIAGDADVFAHGATAPGLLRNPALPVDVTTVETADGARIHVREYGPRSAPRIVLIHGYACRIEYWNPQINQLADRYRVMVYDQRGFGRSTHGAREFSVDALGDDLSEVLAALVPAGEQAVIAGHSLGGIAMMSWAARHPEQVQRYARAVLLIDTVAERFSANTLILPFPGLDRARRERFLNYLLGRMPVPHPRFLGPLFRFTVLAASTPRAETAFTEALIAACPNPFRTRAPGVLAGLDVSAGLAHMKVPTTVLVGVSDRLTPPSASRRIVELLRANGTEPRYVEFPRLGHCTTLEDPAVVTPEIEHALEAGSAGRAAG, encoded by the coding sequence ATGATGTGGACTCGCCTGGGAGCGCAGTTCGGCGTCGACGGCCGACCGGCCCGGATCGTCCGGACCTGGTTTCCGCCGATCGCGGGTGACGCGGACGTCTTCGCGCACGGTGCGACCGCGCCCGGACTGCTGCGCAATCCGGCGCTGCCGGTCGATGTCACCACCGTCGAGACGGCAGACGGCGCGCGCATCCATGTCCGCGAGTACGGGCCGCGCAGCGCACCGCGCATCGTGCTGATCCACGGTTACGCGTGCCGGATCGAGTACTGGAATCCGCAGATCAACCAGCTCGCCGATCGCTACCGCGTGATGGTGTACGACCAGCGCGGGTTCGGGCGCAGCACGCACGGGGCGCGCGAGTTCAGCGTGGACGCCCTGGGAGACGATCTCTCGGAGGTGCTGGCCGCATTGGTCCCGGCCGGTGAGCAGGCCGTGATCGCCGGGCACAGCCTGGGCGGCATCGCCATGATGTCCTGGGCGGCACGGCATCCCGAGCAGGTGCAGCGCTACGCCCGCGCCGTGCTGCTCATCGACACCGTGGCGGAACGGTTCTCGGCGAACACCCTGATCCTGCCCTTCCCCGGGCTGGATCGGGCGCGCCGGGAGCGCTTTCTCAACTATCTGCTGGGCCGTATGCCCGTGCCGCACCCCAGGTTCCTGGGCCCGCTGTTCCGTTTCACGGTGCTGGCAGCGTCGACGCCGCGCGCGGAGACCGCTTTCACCGAGGCCCTGATCGCCGCCTGCCCCAATCCCTTCCGCACCCGTGCGCCCGGCGTCCTGGCCGGCCTCGACGTGTCGGCGGGCTTGGCGCACATGAAGGTCCCCACCACCGTCCTCGTGGGCGTCTCCGACCGGCTGACCCCGCCGAGTGCCTCCCGTCGGATCGTGGAACTGTTGCGCGCCAATGGAACCGAGCCGCGCTATGTGGAGTTCCCACGGCTGGGGCACTGCACCACGCTGGAGGATCCGGCCGTCGTCACCCCGGAGATCGAGCACGCGCTCGAGGCGGGCTCGGCAGGGCGCGCCGCAGGCTGA